From Zingiber officinale cultivar Zhangliang chromosome 5B, Zo_v1.1, whole genome shotgun sequence, the proteins below share one genomic window:
- the LOC121984049 gene encoding DExH-box ATP-dependent RNA helicase DExH6-like — translation MGKELERKRTGKKDGRGGVQQHQPPPPGLVTESSRVRISKTLEEFRGSQAEVYTFEPGLSKEERAVIHIMCRKMGMLSKSSGRGERRCLSVYKNKKENASIKKEEFTTYLQFSEDTKNILQDLFMHYPPEDMDLSDDAVRNTREKIGNRQWKQDATFSKPSISKSDIAKKVEELSSRISNSAELGKVIEDRAKLPIASFKHAITSTLENNQVVLISGETGCGKTTQVPQYLLEHMWDKGEVCKIICTQPRRISAISVAERISYERGEPVGETVGYKIRLESKGGKHSSIIFCTNGVFLRLLISRGSSFSSIDAGNSSLEDCLQGITHVIVDEIHERDRYSDFMLTILRDLLPAYPHIRLVLMSATLDAERFSNYFNGCPIIQVPGFTYPVKTFYLEDVLSILKPVDDNHLNHVAVNDSEESNPLSAEDKSVLDEAICLALTNEEFDPLLELISTEQTPRIYNYRHSSTGVSPLMVFARKGRVGDVCMLLSYGADCSLCDNSGKRALDWAECENQGQTYEIIKKHMEKDKSKSVEDEELINEYLASVNQEHIDTVLIERLLEKICTDPIEGAILIFLPGWDDINQTRERLVASPFFQDQSKFWIISLHSMIPSAEQKKVFKRPPVGARKIILSTNIAETAVTIDDVVYVIDSGRMKEKSYDPYSNVSTLHSSWVSKASARQREGRAGRCRPGTCYHLFSKFRAASLPDYQVPEIKRMPIEELCLQVKLLDPSCRLADFLQKTLDPPVSETVRNAIIVLQDIGALTDDERLTDLGKQLGSLPVHPTTSKMLLFAILMNCLDPALTLACAADYREPFLLPMAPDGRKKAALAKLELASLCGGCSDQLAVVAAFDCWKKAKERGQESQFCSRYFVSSGTMNMLCNMRKQLQSELAKHGFIPKDASNCSLNAHDPGILRAVLMAGAYPMVGRFLPRRKNDKRTVVETASGAKVRLHPHSSNFNLSFSKEAICSLVIYDEITRGDGGMYIKNCSLVDPYPLLLLAKELVVAPSDDLDANDEDVDDSSNERDELGPNKSSSTRGEEIMSSPDNNVSVFVDGWLRFESTALDVAQIYCLREHLSSTILFKVKNPRAVLPPALGASMYAIACILSYDGLPRALSEAAFDGRSSVGDAGNTNKPIQGRRRAGFIPPGAFLRSLFSAEVETPHVQKYRKTQQSQSAPRAPNTPFHGPKFGSSAPRRRSFKRRR, via the exons ATGGGGAAAGAGCTTGAAAGAAAACGGACGGGGAAGAAGGATGGAAGAGGAGGCGTGCAGCAGCACCAGCCGCCGCCGCCGGGCCTCGTCACTGAGTCCTCCCGCGTTCGGATTTCCAAGACACTTGAAGAGTTCCGGGGCTCCCaagctgaag TATATACATTTGAACCAGGATTGTCAAAAGAAGAACGTGCAGTAATCCATATTATGTGCAGGAAAATGGGTATGCTGTCAAAAAGTTCAGG GCGTGGAGAAAGAAGGTGCCTTTCTGTGTacaaaaacaaaaaggaaaatgcATCCATTAAGAAGGAAGAATTTACTACATACTTACAATTTTCAGAAGATACAAAAAATATTCTTCAAGATCTTTTCATGCATTATCCACCTGAAGATATGGATCTGAGTGATGATGCAGTAAGGAACACGAGGGAAAAAATTGGTAATCGACAATGGAAGCAAGATGCCACCTTTAGTAAACCATCAATTAGCAAGTCTGACATTGCAAAGAAGGTGGAAGAGTTATCCTCCAGAATAAGTAATTCAGCGGAGCTGGGAAAG GTTATAGAAGACAGAGCTAAACTTCCAATTGCATCCTTCAAACATGCCATTACTTCAACACTAGAAAATAACCAG GTTGTACTTATATCTGGTGAGACTGGTTGTGGAAAAACTACTCAG GTTCCTCAGTATCTGTTGGAACATATGTGGGATAAAGGTGAAGTTTGTAAGATCATATGCACACAACCTAGACGCATTTCAGCTATTTCAG TTGCTGAGAGGATCTCATATGAAAGAGGGGAACCTGTTGGAGAGACTGTTGGGTATAAG ATTCGACTGGAGTCCAAGGGTGGGAAGCACTCCTCGATCATATTCTGCACTAATGGAGTGTTTTTGAGATTGTTGATCAGTAGAGGTTCAAGTTTTTCAAGCATTGATGCTGGAAACAGTTCACTGGAGGACTGTTTGCAAGGAATAACCCATGTTATTGTG GATGAAATTCACGAGAGGGATAGATATTCTGATTTTATGCTGACAatactcag AGATTTGCTTCCTGCTTATCCACATATACGACTG GTGCTCATGAGTGCTACTCTTGATGCTGAGCGATTTTCCAATTACTTCAATGGGTGCCCGATTATTCAAGTCCCAGGATTTACATATCCT gtCAAGACTTTTTATTTGGAAGATGTGCTTTCTATCCTGAAACCTGTGGATGATAACCATTTAAATCATGTGGCAGTGAATGATTCTGAGGAATCTAATCCTCTGTCTGCAGAAGATAAAAGTGTCTTAGATGAAGCAATTTGTTTGGCTTTAACTAATGAAGAATTTGATCCTTTACTAGAGTTGATTTCTACTGAGCAAACACCTAGAATCTACAACTACAGGCATTCTTCTACTGGTGTATCACCCTTGATGGTATTTGCTAGAAAGGGCAGAGTTGGTGATGTTTGCATGCTTCTTTCTTATGGTGCTGATTGTTCTTTATGTGACAACAGTGGTAAACGTGCTCTAGATTGGGCTGAATGTGAGAACCAAGGTCAGACATATGAAATTATCAAAAAACATATGGAGAAAGATAAATCAAAATCAGTAGAAGATGAGGAGCTAATAAATGAATACCTTGCAAGTGTTAATCAAGAGCACATTGATACTGTTCTTATAGAGCGACTATTAGAGAAAATTTGCACTGATCCAATAGAAGGAGCTATTCTCATTTTTCTTCCTGGATGGGATGACATTAACCAAACCAGAGAGAGGTTGGTTGCATCACCATTCTTTCAGGACCAATCAAAGTTTTGGATAATCTCTCTGCATTCTATGATTCCGTCTGCAGAGCAGAAAAAGGTTTTTAAACGCCCGCCTGTTGGTGCTCGTAAAATCATTCTGTCAACAAACATTGCTGAGACTGCTGTTACAATTGATGACGTTGTATATGTCATAGATAGTGGCCGGATGAAGGAAAAAAGTTATGATCCATATAGCAATGTATCCACACTTCATTCTTCTTGGGTGTCAAAAGCTAGTGCAAGACAACGTGAGGGTCGTGCTGGTCGTTGTCGACCAGGAACCTGTTACCATCTTTTTTCAAAATTTCGTGCAGCATCTTTGCCAGACTACCAAGTTCCTGAAATTAAGAGGATGCCTATTGAGGAACTTTGCTTGCAG GTAAAATTGCTTGACCCCAGTTGTAGACTAGCTGACTTTCTACAAAAAACATTGGATCCTCCTGTTTCAGAAACAGTTCGCAATGCAATTATTGTTCTTCAAGATATAGGTGCTTTGACAGACGACGAAAGACTCACTGATCTTGGGAAGCAGCTTGGTTCCCTTCCCGTTCATCCAACAACTAGCAAGATGCTTTTGTTTGCAATTCTGATGAATTGCTTGGACCCTGCATTAACTCTAGCATGTGCAGCTGATTATCGAGAACCATTCCTTCTCCCAATGGCTCCAGATGGGAGGAAGAAGGCTGCTCTTGCAAAACTCGAACTTGCCTCTTTGTGTGGTGGGTGCAGCGATCAACTTGCTGTTGTAGCTGCATTTGATTGTTGGAAGAAGGCAAAAGAAAGAGGTCAGGAATCACAATTCTGTTCTAGGTATTTTGTCTCATCTGGTACAATGAATATGCTATGTAACATGAGGAAGCAGCTTCAGAGTGAGCTAGCAAAACATGGATTTATTCCAAAAGATGCATCTAATTGTAGTTTAAATGCTCATGATCCTGGTATTCTTCGAGCAGTGCTCATGGCTGGTGCTTATCCAATGGTAGGAAGATTTCTTCCTCGCCGGAAGAATGATAAAAGAACTGTAGTGGAAACTGCTAGTGGTGCCAAAGTTCGCTTACATCCACAttcttctaactttaatttatcatttagtAAGGAGGCTATTTGTTCACTTGTTATTTATGACGAAATTACTCGTGGGGATGGAGGGATGTACATAAAAAATTGTTCTCTTGTTGATCCATATCCATTATTATTGCTTGCGAAGGAATTGGTTGTTGCTCCTTCTGATGACCTTGATGCAAATGATGAAGATGTAGATGATTCTAGCAATGAGAGAGATGAGTTGGGGCCAAACAAATCCTCTAGTACACGTGGGGAAGAAATAATGTCTTCTCCTGACAATAATGTTTCAGTATTTGTTGATGGATGGTTGAGATTTGAATCAACAGCCCTTGATGTTGCTCAGATATACTGCCTACGGGAACATCTATCTTCCACAATCTTATTTAAG GTAAAGAATCCGCGGGCAGTTCTGCCTCCTGCTTTAGGGGCGTCAATGTATGCCATTGCCTGCATTCTCTCTTATGATGGATTACCCAGAGCACTTTCCGAGGCAGCATTTGATGGCCGATCATCAGTTGGAGATGCAGGGAACACGAACAAACCTATTCAGGGAAGAAGACGAGCCGGCTTCATTCCGCCTGGGGCCTTCCTCAGATCCTTATTTTCAGCCGAAGTTGAAACTCCACATGTCCAGAAATACAGGAAAACTCAGCAAAGCCAAAGTGCTCCCAGGGCACCCAACACGCCGTTCCATGGTCCAAAATTTGGTAGCTCGGCACCAAGGAGAAGATCCTTCAAAAGGCGACGATGA
- the LOC121984051 gene encoding probable methyltransferase PMT28: MVSARLGRSIKRPPLGFGVKVSLVFLLGLAFVVIWWAFSSPSASVVSLERNSFGEIEAPPATTAAKKKHKETQKKTHRNKTPIPPHKDDNLKKSEDRSRKEKNKEREKVGGEIEQAVVAKNETSELVEEAEDDEKVELEGLEEVADNENMTDEDMQDDGDENTEGVGGGDEASNSKAKKKKKLGPLFDPKVRYTWKLCGQKTGQNYIPCVDMEGGHRHHKRSCPRTPLMCLVSLPKDYRSPEPWPGRDSKIWFSNLEHPKLSAFIKTQNWLNLSGDYLLIPPKASEFKGGAEQYVSSIEEMVPDIEWGKNIRVILDIGCTGGGFGVALLEKNVITLSFGLMGDQTDLAQLTLERGIPAVLGNLASRRLPFPSSVFDAIHCGECGIPWHSSGGKLLLEMNRILRPGGYFITSTKNGDIDSEEGMSTLIASICWSNLGHKTDEDSETNIRVYQRPTSNDVYELRATKKPSFCQENENQDAAWYTPIKPCLHKVAAAIEERGTDWPEEWPKRLDTFPEWLADSHDKLTADHKHWKAVVDKSYLGGLGIDWSTIRNVMDMKSIYGGFAAALASQKVWVMNVVPVHAPNTLPIIFERGLLGIYHDWCEPFSTYPRSYDLLHADHLFSRLKNRCKQPVVIVVEMDRILRPGGWVIIRDKLEILDPLEAILRSLYWDIRTTYGKDKEGLICAQKTTWRP; the protein is encoded by the exons ATGGTGAGCGCTCGATTGGGGCGGAGCATAAAGCGACCGCCTTTGGGCTTCGGCGTTAAAGTTTCGCTGGTGTTCTTATTGGGTCTTGCTTTTGTTGTTATCTGGTGGGCATTCTCCTCCCCTTCGGCCTCCGTCGTGTCCTTGGAAAGGAACAGCTTCGGGGAAATCGAAGCGCCGCCCGCCACCACGGCCGCGAAGAAAAAGCACAAGGAGACCCAGAAGAAGACCCACCGGAATAAGACTCCAATTCCGCCGCATAAAGATGATAATTTGAAGAAAAGTGAAGATAGATccagaaaagagaaaaataaggAGAGGGAGAAAGTAGGAGGAGAGATCGAGCAGGCGGTGGTGGCTAAGAATGAGACGAGCGAGCTAGTAGAGGAGGCGGAGGATGATGAGAAGGTCGAGTTGGAGGGACTAGAAGAAGTGGCGGATAACGAGAATATGACGGATGAAGACATGCAAGATGATGGCGATGAGAATACGGAGGGCGTCGGCGGGGGTGATGAAGCCAGTAATAGCAAggctaagaagaagaaaaagttggGCCCTTTATTTGATCCAAAAGTGCGATATACATGGAAGCTTTGCGGCCAAAAGACTGGGCAAAACTATATCCCCTGTGTGGATATGGAAGGTGGGCACCGACACCATAAGAGGAGTTGCCCTCGAACTCCATTAATGTGTTTGGTTTCTCTTCCAAAGGATTACAGGTCTCCAGAGCCATGGCCTGGGAGAGATTCGAAG ATTTGGTTCAGCAATCTGGAACACCCAAAGCTATCcgcattcatcaaaactcaaaaCTGGTTGAATCTCTCCGGTGACTATCTGTTAATCCCTCCAAAGGCATCTGAGTTCAAGGGTGGTGCTGAACAGTATGTTAGTTCGATTGAAGAG aTGGTTCCAGACATAGAATGGGGTAAGAATATCCGTGTAATCTTGGACATTGGATGTACTGGTGGGGGTTTTGGAGTTGCTCTTCTGGAAAAGAATGTGATAACATTATCTTTCGGGTTGATGGGTGATCAGACAGATCTAGCTCAACTCACCCTTGAGAGGGGTATCCCTGCAGTGCTAGGGAATTTGGCATCAAGAAGACTTCCTTTTCCAAGTAGTGTTTTTGATGCAATTCATTGTGGTGAATGTGGCATACCTTGGCACTCAAGTG GTGGTAAGCTTCTTCTGGAAATGAACAGAATTCTACGCCCTGGAGGATACTTCATTACATCAACCAAAAATGGAGACATTGATTCTGAAGAAG GCATGTCGACATTGATTGCCTCAATTTGTTGGAGTAATCTCGGCCACAAAACTGATGAAGATAGTGAAACAAACATCAGAGTATACCAGAGGCCGACTTCAAATGATGTATACGAGCTAAGAGCAACAAAAAAACCATCCTTTTGCCAGGAAAATGAAAATCAAGATGCTGCATG GTACACTCCTATAAAACCATGTCTCCACAAGGTTGCAGCAGCTATTGAAGAACGAGGCACTGACTGGCCCGAGGAGTGGCCGAAGAGGCTTGACACTTTTCCAGAATGGCTAGCTGATTCACATGATAAGTTGACTGCAGATCATAAACATTGGAAGGCTGTAGTTGACAAATCATACCTTGGCGGATTGGGGATTGATTGGTCAACCATCAGAAATGTGATGGACATGAAATCAATATATGGAGG ATTTGCAGCTGCTCTAGCATCTCAGAAAGTCTGGGTGATGAATGTAGTCCCTGTTCATGCTCCAAATACTCTTCCTATTATTTTCGAGCGTGGGCTTCTCGGTATCTATCACGATTGGTGTGAACCGTTTAGCACATATCCAAGGTCCTATGATCTTTTGCATGCTGATCATCTATTCTCGCGTCTCAAGAACAG GTGCAAGCAGCCAGTAGTTATCGTCGTCGAGATGGATCGGATACTAAGGCCAGGTGGTTGGGTCATCATCCGCGATAAGTTGGAGATCTTGGACCCCTTGGAGGCAATCTTGAGGTCACTCTACTGGGACATCAGAACGACATACGGCAAAGACAAGGAAGGCCTGATCTGTGCACAGAAGACAACATGGAGACCATAA